The Lathyrus oleraceus cultivar Zhongwan6 chromosome 5, CAAS_Psat_ZW6_1.0, whole genome shotgun sequence genome includes the window GTTGCACGCACACActacaaaaggaataataattGTTCACACCATTCACTTACTTAAATACAAATGGGACTTAGGAGAAATATTAAAATGTCCTCTTACAAATTTTGTCTAcaaatttttgaaaaatgaattaattctaaCAAAATACTTATAATCACTTTTAAATGGAAAAAAAAATATCTCTCTTTACTTAACGCTTTGCTCATTGCTCCTGTTAACGTTGAGCGATTGATTTTCACACTGATTAGAAATAGGTCAAATACTTGTACTCAACGTTTAACTCATTGCTTTTCTTAATGCTCTCCAGATTCTCTAGCAGCAATTAAACAAAGAGAAAATCACAAGCAAAGTGATACATGAATGAGAGAGATTAGTAACTCCTTTGCTTTTAAAGACATGCATGTATGTAAATGTCATAGATAGTGGAAGTTTGCCTGCATTTTTTGAAAAAGTATATGATCGCAAGACATTTGGAAAAAGTTTATGACAGCAATATCCTGTTGTTAGTCCTTCAGGTACATGTAGCATTCAAAAAAAGGCAAGTGTTGTTCATACTTTGTGGGTCAGTGGTCAACTAGGCAAATTTTGTTGAAGTAATCAAGGAAGAAGATAGTACATGCTCACTAAGCCAACTCTcttaattaattatattttacAAATAAACTAGTTAAAATCTTAACTTGTAATTAAACAAAAATTTCAAAATGTGTGTTGCATTATTTTTTAGAAAACAAATACAACATAGTTTATAAGTATTTTTCTTCTTTTTGCTTTGTCCTCCAAATATCAATGTCTAGCTTTAGAATATAAACTAATCAGATATTTTTACGATAGCACGAGTCAATTTATTTAATATGATATAAATATATTTTGTATATatttataaatttaaaataaattatttaataataaaataaataataatcatATAAATTTAATTATATATTACATAATTATTGAATTTTGATCGCATAGGAGAGAATTGAAAGTGATACTTACATATAATATTGTGTTTTTTTAATTTTGTCAAACAATAATTAGAAAAACAAAACACCAAGCAAATATCTCCAATCTTTTTAAGAATTACAAAGATATTAATCTGATATTACATGTGAGGAAGTCGTCGCCACACTCTTGCCTGAATATATATGTGGCGATTAATTAATGCAATTTATATGTTTTTTAGACACCACATAAAAATTCTAAAATGTCTCTAGTTTCTGAGGATGCATCTTCGGACGCACAAAATACACAATCAACACAGGTCATTCTGAGTGGCGCTTtataaatttgattttttttcttatttCAGAAATACATCTCTCGGATATTTCAAGAAATATATTAATAATTGATCAGTTCAGTAGATATTTCGGAGATATATCTCCGGAAGATTGTGCGGGATTTCAAAATATTTTGTCATCTTTGCATGTTAGAtattttcggagatgcatctccggaataaTCAGATAAAAGACACAGTTGCATGATCACACAACCATTGTTGTCATTGTTGTTTTCCTCTACAAACCCTCACCAAAAACCTCTTCATTCTCAATCCACTTTTTCACTTCAAATCTTCAATCTTGTGGTTCATCACATCAAATGGGAGCAAAATAAGTTAGAATCTCAAGTAAAGATCCTTTATTTCACACTGTGTTGCTCACATTAATCATATTTTATGTCTGAAAAAATGTGTGTTTTGTCTGGAAATGTATCTCCGGAATAAGTATGAACTTTTCCAAAGATGCATTTCCGGAAGTAGGATGTGTTTATTTTCCAATTATGTTTCCAGCAGTGGCACTTATAAACTGTTATGTTGTAATTATTTTCATTAGATATAGTGCACCTCAATGTTTTTCCCAAACAAGTTGTTTCTCTGAATGTCCAAGATGTTATTGTGAAGGTGGTAGATGTTGGCAACCAATTTAAAAGTGAGCAAGAGTTTGAATCTCGTGATCAAATGTTTCAATGGATTCGTATGGAGGCCTCCAAACTTGGATTTAGTGTGGTTATCAGAAGGTCCGATAATGGTTCAGATAGAATATGCGCTTTTGTGACAATGATGTGCGAAAGAAGAGGGAAATATAAACCTCATCTCCGAAATTTTAAAAGATATGATACAAATTTAAGAAAATGTAAGTGTCCCTTTAAGATGTGTGGTTACCTGTTGGTAAAAAAACTGAAGGTTCAATGTCATATGTGGTTTTCATAACCATGATTTGTGTGAAAAATTAGTCGGTCATCCTAGTGTGTGTCGGCTCATGCTGGAAGAGAATGAATATGTTGCTGACATGACATTGAATTTGGTTCAATAGAAAAATATAATTGCAACATTGAAACGAAAAAGACCCGAAAATATATCAAATATCAAGCAAGTGTATAACATTCGGTACCAAACTAACAAGGCGCTTAAGGGGGATAGATCTGAAATGCAACAACTCTTGAAATTGTTGGATTATAACAGTTACATGTCTAGGTATCTAACATGCTATGATGGAGTTACAgttagagatatattttggactcatccTGATTCCATAAAGTTATTCAACATATTTCCTACTGTGCTCATACTTAACTCAACCTACAAGACCAACAAATATAGACTTCCATTATTGGAGATGGTTGGTGCCACCTGAACTGAGAAGAAATATTATGTTGGTTTTGCATTTTTAGAGAGTGAAaaagaggagaatgttgattgGGCCTTAGAGGTATGTCGGACACTGTTGAAGGACCAAAGTAAGATGCCTAAAGTGATTGTTACTGACCGCGACAACGCCTTGATGAATTCGATTGCAAATGTATTTCCTACTTATAATGCATTACTTTGTAGATATCACATAAAAAATAATGTGAGAAGTCGGGTTAAACCCACGGTAAGGACGAAACATATAGAGTTCGAAGATGGAAAAATGGTGAAGACAGGTGTGGCTGTGGAAAAAATGATGGATGCATGGAATCATATAGTAAATTCTTCCATAAAGTAACTATATGTCAATTCTGTTATGCATTTCaggaaagtgtgtgaaaagtaTCATGGTTTGTTGAAATATGTTGAAAGCAGAATTCTTGACCAAGTGAAGGAGAAAAATGTTTGTGCATGGACTGATAAGATTAGACACCTTAGAAATACAACAATTAACATAGTTGAGTATGCccatgtgtagcacctcaaatttgcacctcccattttgtacattcattttcatattaggtcattaacattacatagtccactgcatagcattgcattgtccatttgcccaagtgcaagtcatcagttaactagttaggaggatcagtcaagcaagcaagcaagtgcatttcctattgaagcaaagccctaaggttggttcaacatgttcatgtgacctagggaccattttgaagtggtttggccaaggattggatgatcaaagctcaacagtcaagctgaatttcatctgaaaccctagaaagtcaattgtggtcaactgcgcctgaaaccatggatttgaaggtgggaggtggtttgagaggcctcattcaggtccatacaagtctcatttgacatgtcaaagatcatcattgaggaatttgaggtcagaagaaaagtttccaaaaatagtaagtgacctgtaatttcaaactgcccaaaatggaaaggtcttctcctcaaatttacatcatcatacaaacttcaaatggaattttgttcaacatgaaagttgaagatcttgctctcacctttccaaaacgtccaagaacatctatttctcatttgtggttggcaagttatgatcaaatcattgtcaagaaattttgaacttcaaagtgggataactttcacaccaattggccaaattgagtgggattttttgctacaatctccatttgacatgttctatccaaatcattcattgcatttcatcaaaaatcatcacataaaaatggcatttttcacttggtttgaatttgaaaaaagGAGGGAAAAGGTCCATTTCAAAATTATGCATTTTCTACACTTCCCACCACTTACAATTGGTCCTAAATGaaatttggagtgtgtttggcAAGAAACTCGTGCACTGTAGCAGCTCATTCCACACATGAGGTCACTTTGGCCATTTTGCACATAAACTTGATTTCACTAATTACCATTACATTTGGCTAATTGAGATTAAGGAATTCACTAATCCATGGTATATAATGTTAATGCTAACTGAATTTgggattaacattcattcatctcagatctagatccaaaaaatagcaaattctctcaacttttcttctttatttttctGCAAATTCTCCAAGAACATTGCATTGGATCTTCATTGCTGAAGCATTCCCAAGCACtgctgaagaagattgaagcCAGGATCTTCCATTTTCGAGCCAAATTTGGAACTGTTACATTGaacatcatccatggcagttgcATATTTGAGCTAGATCGTGCAAGCTGAACTCCAAATTCTTCATCCATTACATCATATATGAGCTAAGGATCATCTGTTTTTGCCTTTGAAGACTTGAAAGCTGCGATTTCACatctgcatcttcatagaggttggaattcgatccttaaaattcttgaaatcatgatatgctttggatagatcttgccatgctgattgTACTGCACTTTGAATCGTGGATTTTCATTGAGAATTAAGCAAGTTATGTTGATTATAAGATTGATAGGTGAATTTTCTTTTGATCGATCCGTGCTGGATATTGAGATTTAGATTAAATTGATGTTATATTGTTGATGTGCATGCTAAGGCGAGTGTAACGGTATATCATTTGTCAATTTCTGTGCAAAAAAGTTCATGATGATGAAGAACATATGAATGTGCGTATGAACCCTAATTCTGCGTTTCCAAAAGATGTTTTGATCTTCATTCCCGTGTTTTTGCATGTTTTTGGTGTTCGTGTGCCATGCCACCAATCACGCCCTGCCACCGCATaaaatgaaacgcggcgtttcatcATTTCAGCATTCTAATTACGCTTTTGCCATTATTTCCATTTAAATCCATAATTTCATTTTGTTTTCaaattttaatttcatttcaCATGCtgatcttccaaaaatcataagttaacgaatatttgtccaaataatgtgggattttttgcataatgttcctcatgatctctagttttttatggtgatttttccagaatttatgcacgtgtggattttttaattgcctagggtttgttcatgtgtatccaagttgtaccttccatgccattttacttgtgaaatgatgatgctaAATCCAATGAgtctgaaattttgtgtgcttaaactagacatgttcatggtcattttgatatagagtttgtgatttttgcattcctggtttgtgagatatgacctgatcattagaggtgtgacaatttgtgtcacaccatttcttgcttgacttcttgatttttgttaccatgccatatgaactcaaaatgacctgaatttttgcatgttgaatcttctggatgttaagtttgcttgtgaagttttctggaatttttgaatgcatttccaatttgtttgataatttctcccttgtttgaccaattgtgaaccttttgtgagtcatgatttcatatgatttgtgaaattcttgtggtgtattggatggacttgaaatttggcatgtgtattatagacatcttgaagtttgtcatggctttgatttggttcatttatcttatgccaattctgttttatggttgcttgaagttgatgcatgatttggtgccttgtatgagcttgtttgaacatgccttgactttatgaatttgattggcttgcttcccttggtccaaatgactttAAATTTGGTTTGtaggtcatgttatgaatgctgtttgaccatgaattttttgggattttattgaaatgtttgtgagttgatttgagttgaatcattctgtttggtcctatgaggttctaaattgcatgttttgtactctttgcctcatgaaatgataatggttgatgatgtgaacatgaaaccacttggatttgtttcttatttgttTGATCTTGActtttgataagtttcatgttctgttttggtttattgctcccattttgaccctagtcttgtactagtggtttgtgttctcacatttgagctttgtttcaggtcaaagagcacaattgcttatgcttgatgatgcactcaattggagttggtttatgacttgtttatgactaactttgagtttgttttgtaggcattgaaACTTGTGCttatgccttgtggcttgcacctttgtgcattgatgcttgttatctgtttgtgctgtggacttgtaattgtctgtgtgctttttgtttgtctggtatactgattatgttggattgatttcaggtaccttagttgctatagttccttgtgaacttgTGATTGCTTTacttgctagcttgagcattgaggtataatgatctcttctccatgtagtctggaagacctggcctgttacttggccaggcacctgtctgaagtcctccttaagaggcaatgcttgtgcttgtttatatttgtccccaagcaggaaaagacctttgataaggcaattggcagatacaagagatgtgaaatccatctcctgctagtcagttgagtcatccctctgctcgcaccactgtgttgatgcattgtggatagtaacccaagatccttgtacagttgtacagttgagtcagtgtcataagtgtagaagggttcccactttctggacccacacttcattgtctgaagctctcccaggccagggataagagctgtgaagtctcatcttcactcacctttcatctgcttcaccctaattctcaatgttagggttaagagctaacctcaccctgatacagtggcttgtttgtcgaggttgacatgacccctcgactaaagcctagccttgatgtttgagccccttgttggtgtgtttacttcatgctgtatgtgtttgtgtggtgtgattgtatcccctaggtttgttggactccgcgtagtctcgtttgcatgtcaattaaggtagcacggttccttcgtataggacttcctttcttgcttgagctttcttaaaaaacaaacaaacattatcccctcttaaggatacgtcaactccttctactacaggtgagtaagtctccaaaggtcgagcatccggtagattgcgtagtgacgtcgtccacttaaaaaacacaaaccaacaagaatagtttaaccgaactacggcaactctgattctcatgtccagatgagatacgtaggcacgagatgcgatgtcttgtcgagtttgactaacaactaacactaattcttttctctcgccctcgttgcgattgagaccttccctttctcttgccctagttgcaatcgagacccttcttcttcctgtgttggtgcggagtctgacgtaagtccagcgattggcagtcggtttcctgtgttttgtttgtgtgcttggagtccggtataagtccatcaagtggcatctggtttccagtgtgggtgtgttttggttcggaatctgatgtaagtccagcgattggcattcggattccacgtttgcctgtggttttgtttgtgtgcgtgagccgagctacgaatgctctgattcttcttagtccaagaagatacgtatgcataggatgcgacatcctagcgagcatgtgtttttcccagcccgaactacttcgactctgatgtctatgcttgatagactaagtaggcccaggatgcgagatcctgccgagtcagtctcgtttgttttcttgtgtctctttcagccaatgtttgatgttttgagcagtgttttagcaaccattttccttcctattgcgcgtggatcccgtcgagtacgacgaatacgtaggggtgctaataccttcccttcgcataaccgactcccgatcccattctctttggtcgctagaccatgtcttttccaggtttactctgagtgtttcctttccctcttttgggataaataacgcgcggtggcggctctgttgtcttcgttttcccgccggtttttcgcgtaatgcgatagctggcgactctgctggggatttagagaagttgacctcttgctggtccatcttccctaagcgagtctctcctagcgctctctaggttagggttttggttgctatttgctgttatttattgcattcatgattattatgttgtatatatgtgcatatctatttgcatgcatcatactgtcattgagttgtcttctgtgcaggtggttcctctgtttggggtgggtgttctgagtggggctaaaacccagacccgagtatacacctaggattagtgtggtctcgcgttcctcacttgctgtatcagcatgttgttgcaacgtgtcaccacagccggacgaggttcatttgagggagtccttccgtttggagttattccactcaggttggatgatctcatctgagctgttgacttcggtgaccgttctttcccggatctttgattgagacgatcttaagagagctgcaatggcacacccgaaagggcaaacccgttgagtatctttgcccgattgtcaagaccattatccgccttaggatgacctgattagaatttacctgtgaggggagggttgattcttactgatacatgttctgatggtgactttgttggtgactattggtacagctgttgatcagagtcatatttataagtcggattcatggatttatttctggacgccggaggtttgaccctggtattgatcagagggttccgtttattttggatccctgggctgaatttgaggatgctcagatgtggatatggttcagttgacttgggttcagatgactttgggtttcagatgaagtTGTGACGccagagttcaagccgaagctttgatcctgtgccGTGTGATACTCAGCCGACCAGTCTTGGCTCCctcatttgcatcatagcatgtttattttcaaaaaaaaaatatgtATAATAACGCATGAAAAAAGTTAACCTGCATACACATCACGCACgtcatacacatatcattttgcataacaggtgttctcgTTCCCGACTTCTCACTCCcgttcctgtgtcaggcaggatagctgatcgaagaccgcaccggtattcaaccagactcaatcaacagagaagtatggatcaggttcagaatgagttggctgagatgagggcgaacatggcccagtttatgactatgatgcaaggggttgcgcaaggtcagaAGGAGCTTAGGgccttggttcagagacaagagaccgtgattcAAGCGTCCAACCATGGTTCACCTGCTGGTATCCCCGTTCAGGAGAACGTTGTTGCTGCTCCCGTTCATGACTATGCCATGGGGGATGAATTAAGAGGAATAAGGATCAATGGACAGTCTCTTGCTGCTGAGACTGTCAATGttagagctacccgggctccggttcgTCATCTAGCTCCTATTGTCGACcgacaagaggacatgttcacattGCTGAGTGAAGATGACGGTGATGTGGgaagagttgaggatagggatcgtaaggtggatgccctggctgagaagatAAGAGCGATGGAATGCTAGAACTCTCTCGGGTTTGACGtgaccaatatggggttggttgaaggtttgagaatcccatacaaattcaaagcaccttCTTTTGATAAGTACAACggcacttcttgccctcgcacccatgtgcaggcatattatcggaaaatctctgcgtatacagacgatgaaaagatgtggatgtattttttccaagatagtctatctggggcttctttggattggtacatggaattgaagagagattcgatccgatgctggagggatctgggtgaagccttattgaggcaatacaaacacaacatggacatggcgcctagccggactcagctacagagtctatgtcagaaatctaatgaaagcttcaaggagtacgcccagaggtggcgtgaactggctgcgagagttcaaccccctatgctggagagggagttgactgacatgtttatcggcactcttcaaggagtatttatggaccggatgggaagctgcccattcggaagcttttctGATGTCGTCATATGCGGAGAGAGGACTAAGAGTTTGATCAAAGTTGGAAAGATCAATGATGCTAGTTCCTCATCGTTCAAGAAACCTTTttctggggcacctcgccgaagagagggtgagactaatgctgttcaacaccgccgggttcagaacagaaatcagtaccgtcaggttgctgcagtgaccattcctgcacctcaacaacgtcaacaaccgcaacaacagagagttcaacaacaaatgccacaacaacaacaacaacaacaacaacgtccgtatcagccgaggcagaggatgcctgatagaCGTTTCGACCCACTGCccatgacctatgctgagttactgcctgagttgctcagactagggtttGTGGAACTGAGAACCATAGCGccattgacaaaaataccacctgggtatgatgccaacgtgcgttgtgactttcattctggtgcgccggGACACCATATAGAGAATTGCAGGGCTTTCCACCATAAAGTTCAGGacttgattgatgccaagactatcaattttgctcctgtgccaaatgttgtgaataaccctatgcctgcgcatggtgctcACCGGGTAAAATGTGTTGAAGGGGTTGAAGCTGAGGATCTGATTGTTAGagttgaagatgttcagactcCTCTGCTTATTGTCAAGGGTCGTTTGatgaatgggggtgtctacccgggctgtgataaagattgtttgggctgtgcagaagctgagaatggttgtgaccagttgcGGGC containing:
- the LOC127081920 gene encoding uncharacterized protein LOC127081920 — encoded protein: MYVNVIDSGSLPAFFEKVYDRKTFGKNIVHLNVFPKQVVSLNVQDVIVKVVDVGNQFKSEQEFESRDQMFQWIRMEASKLGFSVVIRRSDNGSDRICAFVTMMCERRGKYKPHLRNFKRYDTNLRKCKCPFKMCGYLLKNIIATLKRKRPENISNIKQVYNIRYQTNKALKGDRSEMQQLLKLLDYNSYMSRYLTCYDGVTVRDIFWTHPDSIKLFNIFPTVLILNSTYKTNKYRLPLLEMVGAT